The Deltaproteobacteria bacterium genome window below encodes:
- a CDS encoding Gfo/Idh/MocA family oxidoreductase yields the protein MKKIKVGVVGVGYLGRFHAEKYSNIPEAELVGVVDIDKGAADETASRFNTKAYYDYRDLIGRVDAVSIVVPTHLHHAIAKAFINNKIDCLIEKPITATIEEADDLIELSDKNGVLLQVGHLERFNPAILALGSNVDDPMFIESDRLAPFNIRGTEVCVVLDLMIHDIDIILNFVNADVKKIDAVGVPVISREVDIANARIEFVNGCVANVTASRISREKLRKMRIFQHDSYISIDYIQPKITVLKKNMKEGSIIPEIFEDNITMEKGDALMSEIKAFVNSVASRKSPIVTGRDGKRALEVAIKIKECLNKTGKKTGYGL from the coding sequence TTGAAGAAGATTAAGGTTGGTGTTGTTGGCGTTGGTTATCTGGGCAGGTTCCATGCAGAGAAGTATTCAAACATTCCAGAGGCTGAACTGGTTGGTGTTGTTGATATTGATAAGGGGGCAGCGGACGAAACAGCATCAAGGTTTAATACAAAGGCATACTATGATTACAGAGACCTCATTGGCAGGGTAGACGCGGTAAGTATTGTTGTTCCTACACATCTGCACCATGCTATCGCAAAGGCATTTATCAATAACAAGATAGACTGCCTTATAGAAAAACCTATTACAGCCACAATTGAAGAGGCAGATGACCTTATAGAGTTATCAGATAAAAATGGGGTTCTGCTGCAGGTGGGACACCTTGAGAGATTTAATCCTGCGATACTTGCACTGGGCAGCAATGTTGACGACCCCATGTTTATTGAGTCTGACCGTCTTGCACCATTTAATATAAGAGGGACTGAGGTGTGCGTTGTGCTGGACTTAATGATACACGATATTGATATTATATTAAATTTCGTAAATGCCGATGTTAAAAAGATAGATGCAGTTGGAGTGCCTGTTATATCAAGAGAGGTTGATATTGCAAATGCAAGGATTGAGTTTGTAAACGGCTGTGTTGCAAATGTTACTGCCAGCAGGATTTCAAGGGAAAAACTTCGCAAGATGCGTATATTTCAGCACGATTCATACATATCTATTGATTATATTCAGCCAAAGATAACTGTCTTGAAAAAGAATATGAAAGAAGGTTCAATCATTCCTGAAATATTTGAAGACAATATAACAATGGAAAAGGGGGATGCCCTTATGTCTGAGATAAAGGCATTTGTGAATTCAGTTGCATCAAGAAAATCGCCGATTGTTACAGGCAGAGACGGCAAAAGGGCATTAGAAGTAGCAATTAAGATAAAGGAATGTTTGAATAAAACAGGCAAAAAGACAGGCTATGGGCTATAG
- the lpxB gene encoding lipid-A-disaccharide synthase codes for MKKLLIVAGEASGDLHGANLIKSILEIDPKVRLYGIGGSRMQSLGFNAVFDTRELAVVGIVEVLSKLHTIKKAFNKLKALLEDDSPDIVILIDYPEFNLRFAKEVKKKGIPVIYYISPQVWAWRKGRVKKIARLVDKMLVIFPFEVDIYKDAGMDVEYVGHPLVDEVRCKFSRNEARKHLDIQENKTIIAVAPGSRMSEIRNLSQAIMGAVRMIKREIPDAEFILPLANTLDRRVVESFFHAADIHIKIFENSMHEVVLAADAAIVASGTATLETAILETPMVVIYKVSPLTYWFGRILINLDCVSLVNIVANKKVVPELIQWNANPDNIAHEILKILKDKEIYNNILAGLQTVKERLGRGGASKRAAEIIYETLF; via the coding sequence ATGAAAAAACTTCTAATAGTTGCAGGTGAGGCATCAGGCGACCTGCACGGTGCAAATCTTATAAAATCCATCCTTGAGATAGACCCAAAAGTCAGACTTTACGGCATAGGCGGGAGCCGAATGCAGTCCCTTGGTTTCAATGCTGTTTTTGACACAAGAGAACTTGCTGTTGTTGGTATAGTTGAAGTATTAAGCAAACTTCATACAATCAAAAAGGCTTTTAACAAATTAAAGGCGCTCCTTGAAGATGACAGTCCTGACATTGTGATATTGATAGATTATCCTGAATTTAATCTGCGTTTTGCAAAGGAGGTCAAGAAGAAAGGCATTCCTGTAATATACTATATAAGCCCTCAGGTCTGGGCATGGAGAAAAGGAAGGGTAAAAAAGATTGCAAGACTTGTTGACAAGATGCTGGTCATCTTTCCATTTGAAGTAGATATTTATAAGGATGCAGGCATGGATGTTGAGTATGTGGGGCATCCGCTTGTGGATGAGGTAAGGTGTAAGTTTTCAAGAAATGAAGCGAGGAAACATCTTGATATTCAAGAAAACAAAACTATTATAGCCGTTGCCCCGGGAAGCAGGATGAGTGAAATCAGAAATCTATCTCAGGCAATAATGGGTGCAGTAAGGATGATAAAAAGAGAGATTCCTGATGCAGAGTTTATACTTCCACTTGCCAATACCCTTGACCGTAGGGTTGTTGAATCCTTCTTTCATGCAGCGGATATCCATATTAAAATATTTGAAAACAGTATGCATGAGGTAGTGCTTGCAGCAGATGCAGCAATTGTTGCATCAGGCACTGCAACCCTTGAAACAGCCATTCTGGAGACACCCATGGTTGTTATTTATAAGGTCTCTCCGCTTACCTATTGGTTCGGAAGGATACTTATAAATCTTGATTGCGTCAGTCTGGTAAATATAGTTGCAAACAAGAAGGTTGTGCCTGAACTGATACAATGGAATGCAAACCCTGATAATATTGCACATGAAATATTAAAGATATTGAAGGATAAAGAGATTTATAATAATATACTTGCAGGTCTTCAGACAGTGAAGGAAAGACTTGGCAGAGGCGGGGCATCAAAAAGGGCGGCAGAAATCATTTATGAAACTCTATTTTAA
- a CDS encoding ATP-binding cassette domain-containing protein, with protein sequence MKLYFKILKFVVPHWFYLVCAVLCMAVLAFSTGAMAYLIGPAMKFLFTNESNDILKFVPSGFINFDKARKIYVIPLLIIALAIVKGFSFFGQAYLMGYIGQRVVLDIREKLYRQILLLPVPFFTKTHTGTLISRVTNDVNQIQSTAAESFAALIRSTLSIIALTSVIIIQDLKLAMVALIAFPFAIYPLIRFSKKIRKVSAQGNVTMGTITSLLQEAISGIRIVKAFCMELYEELKFKKESERLNKLQMKGILVRSISPPVMEMFGVISFALTILYASSRIENGDLRPEGFISFFAAVLMLFQPIKALSGVNLNIQKGLAAASRVFEIFDIKEEVIDKSDAMVLKDTIKEVEFRDVSFRYGENWVLRGISTRVKSGEVIAIVGTSGGGKTTLVNLIPRFYDVLDGSIMIDGVDIRDIKLKSLREHIAIVSQQVILFNDTVKRNIAYGDFAKADEEIIASAKAANAHNFIEKLQHGYDTFIGEGGIRLSGGERQRLSIARAILKNAPILILDEATSSLDTESEIEVQKGLNNLMYGRTTLVIAHRLSTIRNADRIIVLAGGTIKEHGRHDELLKLNGEYSRIYNMQFHDTRENLLKDERAWV encoded by the coding sequence ATGAAACTCTATTTTAAAATTCTAAAATTTGTTGTGCCGCACTGGTTTTATCTTGTATGTGCAGTATTATGTATGGCAGTCCTTGCATTTTCAACAGGCGCAATGGCATATCTCATTGGTCCTGCGATGAAATTCCTCTTCACAAATGAGAGTAATGATATTCTAAAATTTGTGCCATCGGGATTTATAAATTTTGACAAGGCAAGGAAGATATATGTAATCCCTTTACTTATTATAGCACTTGCGATTGTAAAGGGTTTTTCATTTTTCGGTCAGGCATATCTGATGGGTTATATCGGACAACGTGTTGTTCTGGATATAAGGGAAAAACTCTACAGGCAAATATTATTACTTCCTGTTCCATTTTTTACAAAAACCCATACAGGCACACTCATATCAAGGGTTACAAATGATGTAAATCAAATACAAAGTACAGCCGCAGAATCCTTTGCTGCACTGATACGTTCAACCTTGTCTATAATAGCCCTTACATCAGTTATCATAATACAGGATTTAAAACTTGCTATGGTGGCGCTGATTGCATTCCCATTTGCTATCTATCCCTTAATAAGATTCAGTAAAAAGATACGTAAGGTGAGCGCGCAAGGGAATGTTACTATGGGGACAATTACATCTCTGCTTCAGGAGGCAATATCAGGAATAAGGATAGTAAAGGCATTCTGTATGGAATTATATGAGGAACTCAAGTTTAAGAAAGAAAGTGAAAGATTAAATAAACTGCAGATGAAGGGGATTCTGGTAAGATCAATATCTCCTCCTGTAATGGAGATGTTTGGTGTAATCAGTTTTGCCTTAACAATCCTATATGCCTCTTCCCGCATAGAAAATGGAGATTTAAGACCCGAAGGGTTCATATCATTTTTTGCTGCTGTACTTATGCTCTTTCAACCTATAAAGGCACTTAGCGGCGTAAACTTAAACATACAAAAGGGGCTTGCTGCTGCCTCAAGGGTGTTTGAAATATTTGATATTAAGGAAGAGGTAATAGACAAATCTGATGCCATGGTATTGAAAGATACAATAAAGGAAGTTGAGTTCAGGGATGTATCCTTCAGATATGGTGAAAACTGGGTTCTTAGGGGAATCAGCACGAGGGTCAAAAGCGGTGAGGTTATAGCGATTGTAGGCACAAGCGGAGGCGGCAAGACAACCCTTGTAAATCTGATACCAAGGTTTTATGATGTGCTGGATGGTTCAATTATGATAGATGGGGTTGATATAAGGGATATTAAACTCAAGTCACTGCGGGAACATATAGCCATCGTTTCCCAGCAGGTAATCCTGTTTAATGATACAGTAAAGAGAAATATTGCATACGGAGATTTTGCTAAAGCAGATGAAGAGATAATCGCATCTGCAAAGGCTGCCAATGCCCATAATTTTATAGAAAAACTCCAGCATGGTTATGACACCTTCATTGGAGAGGGCGGTATAAGGCTTTCTGGTGGAGAAAGGCAGAGGCTTTCCATTGCAAGGGCAATACTAAAGAATGCACCTATCCTGATACTTGATGAGGCAACATCATCCCTTGATACCGAGTCAGAGATAGAGGTTCAAAAAGGGCTTAATAACCTTATGTATGGCAGAACAACACTTGTGATAGCACACAGACTCTCTACAATAAGGAATGCTGACAGGATAATAGTTCTGGCAGGTGGCACAATAAAGGAGCATGGCAGACACGACGAACTGCTGAAATTAAACGGTGAATACTCCCGTATCTATAATATGCAGTTTCATGACACAAGGGAGAATCTCTTAAAAGATGAAAGGGCATGGGTATAA
- a CDS encoding DUF374 domain-containing protein, whose amino-acid sequence MRGLSDKIVVSVLPYLVYLIIRFLEKTLRISYVNFEGIWKHWEEGRKCIITFWHGRLLLMLIFLCRYSSGTTALVSQHRDGELISRVIKRFNISSVRGSSTRGWLSGVKGLLREAKKGRDLAITPDGPKGPRYIAQHGIINIAKNTGLPIFPMTFSASKKKP is encoded by the coding sequence ATGAGAGGGTTATCAGATAAAATTGTAGTGTCTGTTCTGCCATATCTTGTATATCTCATTATAAGATTTCTGGAAAAGACCCTGAGGATATCTTATGTAAATTTTGAAGGGATATGGAAACACTGGGAAGAGGGTAGAAAGTGCATAATTACATTCTGGCACGGCAGGCTGCTGCTGATGCTGATATTTCTATGCAGATACTCTTCAGGAACAACAGCACTTGTAAGTCAACATAGAGACGGTGAACTCATAAGCAGGGTTATAAAGAGATTTAATATAAGTTCAGTAAGAGGTTCATCTACAAGGGGCTGGCTCTCAGGTGTAAAGGGGCTTTTGAGAGAGGCAAAGAAAGGTAGAGACCTTGCGATTACACCTGACGGACCAAAAGGCCCCAGATATATTGCCCAGCATGGCATCATAAATATTGCAAAAAACACAGGACTGCCCATATTCCCCATGACATTTTCTGCTTCAAAAAAAAAACCTTAA
- a CDS encoding 3-deoxy-D-manno-octulosonic acid transferase — MYLLYNILLHISFILLLPYFLFKIIFIGKYREGISERFGFIPIGKVSSDKKRLWFHAVSVGETKAVMPLIKRLKAVMPDIDIIFSTTTSTGNEIARSYQFIDSVIYFPLDFSWAVKRVIDKIKPIAFIVVEKEVWPNILNILGRRNIPVIVVNGKVSNRSFKRYNLFRFFFKRVFKNISFFCAQRIKDYERITALGIEPERVSITGNVKFDMETSELTDDGKKSIMQALGIKTSDTVFIAGSTHRGEEEIILDAFDKLKREMQNLKLIIAPRHPERFKEVEDLIRAKGFSILKRSETLRSPLSALRSFDVILLDTMGELGMIYALASAAFVGGSFLSDVGGHNLLEPALYKKPVLFGPYIYTFSEGADILTKGGGGIMAKDRKGLEERLKQLFLHPDIAQEIGKAGYVILQANRGATEKSLAVITKMLDSR, encoded by the coding sequence ATGTATCTCCTCTACAACATCCTCCTTCATATATCCTTTATCCTTCTCCTCCCGTATTTTCTATTCAAGATAATCTTTATTGGTAAATACAGAGAAGGCATCTCTGAAAGATTTGGTTTTATACCAATAGGAAAAGTGTCTTCTGATAAAAAAAGGCTCTGGTTCCATGCAGTATCTGTAGGTGAAACCAAGGCAGTCATGCCGCTTATAAAAAGGCTCAAGGCAGTAATGCCTGATATAGACATAATATTTTCAACAACCACCTCTACAGGTAATGAAATAGCAAGGTCATATCAATTTATTGATTCTGTTATCTATTTCCCGCTGGACTTTTCGTGGGCAGTCAAACGGGTGATAGATAAAATAAAACCCATTGCATTTATAGTAGTAGAAAAAGAGGTATGGCCCAATATATTGAATATACTGGGCAGAAGGAATATCCCTGTAATAGTCGTGAACGGCAAGGTTTCCAACCGCTCGTTCAAAAGATATAATCTTTTTAGATTCTTCTTTAAAAGGGTCTTTAAAAATATATCCTTTTTCTGTGCCCAGAGAATCAAAGATTATGAAAGGATAACTGCCCTTGGGATTGAACCTGAAAGGGTATCCATCACAGGCAATGTAAAGTTTGATATGGAAACCTCTGAACTTACTGATGATGGGAAAAAGTCTATTATGCAGGCACTTGGCATAAAAACCTCTGATACGGTCTTTATTGCAGGAAGCACACATAGAGGGGAAGAAGAGATAATTTTGGATGCCTTTGATAAATTAAAAAGAGAGATGCAAAATTTAAAACTCATAATAGCACCAAGGCATCCTGAAAGGTTTAAAGAGGTTGAAGATTTAATAAGGGCAAAAGGCTTTTCTATATTAAAAAGGTCTGAAACTCTCCGCTCTCCGCTCTCCGCTCTCCGCTCTTTTGATGTCATCCTCCTTGATACAATGGGAGAACTTGGCATGATATATGCCCTTGCATCAGCAGCCTTTGTAGGAGGCAGTTTCTTAAGCGATGTAGGTGGACACAACCTCCTTGAACCTGCACTCTATAAAAAACCCGTATTGTTTGGACCTTACATATATACATTTTCAGAAGGTGCAGATATACTCACAAAAGGCGGCGGAGGTATAATGGCAAAAGACAGAAAAGGACTGGAAGAAAGATTGAAGCAGCTGTTTCTGCACCCTGACATAGCACAGGAGATTGGGAAAGCAGGTTATGTGATACTTCAGGCAAACAGAGGTGCCACAGAAAAAAGCCTTGCAGTGATAACAAAGATGTTGGACAGCAGATGA
- the lpxK gene encoding tetraacyldisaccharide 4'-kinase, whose translation MHLIKYIDGTYNSFLAKIFLFPLYIISLIYGLIIRIRFFFYTTGTFKTRQLPYPVISVGNITVGGSGKTPMTIYLARRLTEKGKKVTVISRGYKGKNKGVGIVSDGQNIFMNPEEAGDEPFLIASKVKDCPVIIGKDRYKAGLLAVKRFKPDLIILDDGFQQFSPVYPRRWVSALETVQGPGHCAY comes from the coding sequence ATGCACTTAATCAAATACATAGACGGCACATATAATTCCTTTCTCGCAAAGATATTTCTCTTCCCCTTATATATTATTTCTCTTATTTATGGTCTTATTATAAGGATTAGATTTTTTTTCTACACTACAGGCACTTTTAAAACAAGGCAACTCCCTTACCCTGTCATATCTGTTGGAAATATTACTGTAGGCGGAAGCGGCAAGACACCGATGACAATATATCTTGCAAGAAGATTGACCGAAAAAGGCAAAAAGGTAACAGTAATAAGCCGTGGTTATAAAGGTAAAAATAAAGGTGTGGGCATTGTCTCTGATGGTCAAAATATCTTCATGAATCCAGAAGAGGCAGGTGACGAGCCTTTTCTGATTGCAAGTAAGGTAAAAGACTGTCCTGTAATAATCGGCAAAGACAGGTATAAGGCAGGGCTTCTGGCAGTTAAAAGATTCAAACCTGATTTAATAATCCTTGACGATGGTTTTCAGCAGTTCTCCCCTGTTTATCCTCGACGATGGGTTTCAGCACTGGAAACTGTACAGGGACCGGGACATTGTGCTTATTGA
- the lpxK gene encoding tetraacyldisaccharide 4'-kinase, with protein sequence MVFSSSPLFILDDGFQHWKLYRDRDIVLIDSIRGFGNGHLLPRGILREPASSLKRATHILISGDDGKEIVDKIALSNINSIRSFRYVPTGIVNLTNNTKFPIDCLKNKKVLAFSGIANPVSFFITLKNTGAIIKNTFVFKDHHRYTIKNLDNIKRDSCGTAYIITTEKDSVKIKDILPSDMDVYAMTIDIVIDNEQEFLTQIC encoded by the coding sequence ATGGTTTTCAGCAGTTCTCCCCTGTTTATCCTCGACGATGGGTTTCAGCACTGGAAACTGTACAGGGACCGGGACATTGTGCTTATTGATTCAATCAGGGGATTCGGCAACGGACACCTCCTCCCGAGAGGTATATTGAGAGAACCTGCAAGCAGTTTGAAGAGGGCAACACATATCCTTATCAGCGGTGATGATGGAAAAGAGATAGTTGATAAGATTGCCTTATCCAATATAAACAGCATTAGGTCATTCAGGTATGTTCCAACAGGCATTGTCAACCTTACGAATAATACAAAGTTTCCTATTGACTGTCTGAAAAATAAAAAAGTGCTTGCATTTTCAGGGATAGCAAACCCTGTCTCTTTTTTTATAACCCTTAAAAATACAGGTGCTATAATAAAAAATACCTTTGTTTTTAAAGACCATCATAGATATACGATAAAAAATTTAGACAATATTAAAAGAGATTCCTGCGGCACTGCTTATATAATCACTACAGAAAAGGACAGCGTAAAGATAAAAGATATTCTTCCATCTGATATGGATGTTTATGCCATGACAATAGATATTGTTATTGATAATGAACAGGAATTTTTAACGCAGATATGTTAA
- a CDS encoding lysophospholipid acyltransferase family protein: MYFFILKTLGFIVGLLPLSFGRLLGRLVFYIDKSRREIAVKNLETAFGKEKDSIEVYNIAQRVFENLGMNLIEFCRIPRLRPEDIHKNIKVTGFDNFLNVYKKKKGVLFLTAHFGSWELLAVAHALRGYPLNVVVGEPDSPIFSRFVKYVRTICGNKMIDKNSQMRGLLNALKHGECVGVLLDQNVTWSEAVFVGFFGKLAATNKGLALLAMRSDAPVLPAFIIRKDNGKHEMFFGEEIPLHITGDKKTDVLTNTARFTKVIENMIRKYPDQWFWVHQRWKSRPENDPNKGKRSEAIFMGEENGQT; this comes from the coding sequence ATGTATTTCTTTATCTTGAAAACTCTGGGTTTTATTGTTGGTCTTCTGCCTCTTTCATTTGGAAGATTACTTGGGAGGCTGGTATTTTATATTGATAAAAGCCGTAGAGAGATTGCCGTAAAAAATCTTGAAACAGCATTCGGTAAAGAAAAGGATTCTATAGAAGTATATAATATTGCACAAAGGGTCTTTGAAAATCTTGGAATGAACCTGATAGAGTTTTGCAGGATACCCCGACTAAGACCAGAAGATATTCATAAAAATATAAAAGTTACAGGTTTTGATAATTTCCTAAACGTTTATAAAAAAAAGAAAGGGGTATTATTTCTAACCGCCCATTTTGGCAGTTGGGAACTATTAGCAGTTGCCCATGCCTTGAGAGGCTATCCATTGAATGTGGTTGTAGGGGAACCTGACAGCCCAATATTTTCCAGATTTGTAAAATATGTTAGGACAATATGCGGCAACAAAATGATAGATAAAAATTCACAAATGCGAGGACTCTTAAATGCCCTTAAACATGGTGAATGTGTCGGTGTCCTCCTTGACCAGAATGTTACATGGAGCGAAGCCGTATTTGTTGGATTCTTCGGAAAACTCGCTGCAACAAATAAGGGGCTTGCACTTCTTGCCATGAGAAGTGATGCACCTGTCCTACCTGCATTTATAATCAGAAAGGATAATGGAAAACATGAGATGTTTTTTGGTGAAGAAATCCCTCTCCATATTACTGGAGATAAAAAAACTGATGTTCTGACAAATACCGCAAGGTTTACAAAGGTAATAGAGAATATGATAAGGAAATATCCTGACCAGTGGTTCTGGGTGCATCAGAGATGGAAATCAAGACCTGAAAATGACCCGAATAAGGGTAAAAGAAGCGAGGCAATATTTATGGGAGAAGAGAATGGGCAAACTTGA
- a CDS encoding MotA/TolQ/ExbB proton channel family protein: MYSFNITEFFIKGGIFMYPIAVCSVISLAIFMERLWNIRRKKIIPDGLLDRIDNFLNDGKTGEAMGFCENQNSPLARIFHAGVKNRSKNRETLKAMMEETGRKETVRLFKNVEALSTIASISTLLGLLGTISGMIKIFSVISQQTVVNPTTLAGGISEALNTTAYGLTVAIPTIIFYKYLYSKVNSLVLSMEEYSLHILEILKKD; this comes from the coding sequence ATGTATTCTTTTAACATCACAGAATTTTTTATAAAGGGCGGGATATTTATGTATCCCATAGCGGTATGTTCTGTCATATCGCTGGCAATTTTTATGGAAAGGCTTTGGAATATAAGAAGGAAAAAGATTATACCTGATGGTCTTTTAGATAGGATAGATAATTTTCTAAATGATGGCAAGACAGGTGAGGCAATGGGTTTTTGTGAAAACCAAAATTCACCGCTGGCACGGATATTTCATGCAGGGGTAAAAAACAGAAGTAAAAACAGGGAGACATTAAAGGCGATGATGGAAGAGACCGGAAGAAAAGAGACTGTCAGATTGTTTAAGAATGTTGAGGCATTATCCACCATTGCAAGCATATCCACGCTTCTGGGTCTCCTTGGGACCATATCAGGCATGATAAAGATATTCAGTGTAATATCCCAGCAAACAGTTGTAAACCCCACAACCCTTGCAGGCGGTATATCCGAGGCACTTAATACAACAGCATACGGTCTGACTGTGGCAATCCCTACTATAATCTTTTACAAATATCTCTACAGCAAGGTAAACAGCCTTGTCCTTTCTATGGAAGAATACTCTCTCCATATACTTGAGATTCTGAAAAAGGATTAA
- a CDS encoding biopolymer transporter ExbD — protein MHFKRPERKEISLDMTPIIDVVFNLLIFFALSFNFGITLGIQVKLPPAKADVLKHEKKEVIVVVTRDGSIFMEQKRMELETLLSKFKNLMRDNQDISLVIQGDESALYGRVVRIIDMAKRAGITKIAVATRPEE, from the coding sequence ATGCATTTTAAAAGACCTGAAAGAAAAGAAATAAGCCTTGACATGACCCCGATTATTGATGTGGTCTTTAACCTTCTCATATTCTTTGCCCTTTCATTTAACTTTGGCATAACACTGGGGATACAGGTAAAACTCCCGCCTGCAAAGGCAGATGTCCTGAAGCATGAGAAAAAGGAGGTTATTGTTGTTGTGACAAGGGACGGCAGTATATTCATGGAACAGAAAAGGATGGAATTGGAGACACTCTTGTCTAAATTTAAAAACCTAATGCGTGATAATCAGGATATTTCATTAGTGATTCAGGGAGATGAATCTGCTTTATACGGCAGGGTTGTGAGGATTATAGACATGGCAAAGAGGGCAGGGATAACAAAGATTGCAGTTGCAACAAGACCTGAAGAATAA
- a CDS encoding 16S rRNA (uracil(1498)-N(3))-methyltransferase encodes MHPHRSPRFFIEDINPDKQNIIITGEQFHHLKNVLRLNVGEEISVFDGKGNDFLAELKTIGKREALASIKQRLVPAGEKGFKTVLAQGIAKGEKMDMIIQKATELGAASIIPFTTARTVPRLKDDKEGKKIERWQKISIEAAKQCERSIVPKIEPVKSYDEMLSGWDKYLKIILWEYANDLLLKEILNTIKGSNYPGIIVVVGPEGGLSEEEILLAERHGFLPVRLFSNILRTETAAIAILSIIKYELGLR; translated from the coding sequence ATGCATCCCCATAGATCTCCCCGGTTTTTCATAGAAGATATAAATCCTGACAAACAGAATATCATTATTACAGGTGAGCAGTTTCACCACCTCAAGAATGTCCTTCGCCTGAATGTGGGTGAAGAGATAAGTGTCTTTGACGGCAAAGGCAATGACTTTCTTGCAGAATTAAAAACAATCGGTAAAAGAGAGGCACTTGCATCCATAAAACAAAGGTTAGTTCCAGCAGGTGAAAAAGGATTCAAAACAGTTCTTGCACAGGGGATTGCAAAAGGCGAAAAGATGGATATGATAATCCAGAAGGCAACAGAACTTGGTGCGGCATCAATAATACCTTTTACTACAGCAAGGACAGTTCCAAGACTCAAGGATGATAAGGAGGGCAAAAAGATTGAAAGGTGGCAGAAGATATCCATTGAGGCAGCAAAACAGTGCGAAAGGAGTATAGTTCCGAAGATTGAACCTGTAAAATCTTACGATGAAATGCTTTCTGGCTGGGACAAATATTTAAAGATTATCCTATGGGAATATGCCAATGACTTGCTGCTAAAGGAGATTCTTAACACCATTAAAGGTTCGAACTATCCGGGTATAATAGTTGTCGTTGGACCAGAGGGCGGTCTTTCAGAAGAGGAGATTCTCTTAGCAGAAAGGCATGGATTCCTGCCTGTCAGATTATTTAGTAATATCTTAAGAACTGAGACAGCCGCTATTGCCATATTGAGCATAATCAAATACGAACTGGGCTTAAGATGA
- the pdxA gene encoding 4-hydroxythreonine-4-phosphate dehydrogenase PdxA, with product MKPIIGITMGDPAGVGPEIVLKAVSNQKIKKICKPVIFGDEAVLKYINLKLKIQNSKPNIINLSSLNPRKLKPGSPDNACGKAVMNYIEQSVKMVLDGGIDAVVTAPISKEAINRAGYTFHGHTEYLAHLTNTKDYVMMLAGKRLKVSLVTIHEAIRDVPNLLKTKDILKTICITNESLKQYFGIKRPRIGVCALNPHAGEGGLFGIEEKSIIMPAVKKASALGIDVSPPLPPDTIFFRAVQKDEFDAVVCMYHDQGLIPLKLLHFEDGVNITLGLPIIRTSVDHGTGYDIAWKGIAKPDSMICAIETAVKMVKAKNYASP from the coding sequence ATGAAACCAATCATCGGTATTACAATGGGTGACCCTGCAGGGGTCGGACCAGAGATAGTCTTAAAGGCAGTCTCAAATCAGAAGATTAAAAAAATCTGCAAGCCTGTGATATTTGGTGATGAGGCAGTCCTGAAATACATTAACTTAAAACTCAAAATCCAAAACTCAAAACCCAATATAATAAACCTCTCCTCGCTAAATCCCAGAAAACTAAAACCCGGCAGTCCTGACAATGCCTGCGGGAAGGCAGTAATGAACTATATTGAACAATCTGTCAAGATGGTTTTGGACGGCGGTATAGATGCTGTAGTAACAGCACCAATAAGTAAAGAGGCAATAAACAGGGCAGGCTACACTTTTCATGGACATACAGAGTATCTTGCCCATCTTACCAATACAAAAGATTATGTAATGATGCTTGCAGGTAAAAGACTAAAGGTATCCCTTGTTACGATACATGAGGCAATCAGAGATGTTCCAAATTTATTAAAAACAAAAGACATTTTAAAGACAATCTGCATCACAAATGAATCCTTAAAACAATATTTCGGGATTAAAAGACCGCGGATAGGTGTTTGTGCATTAAACCCGCATGCAGGTGAAGGAGGGCTCTTTGGCATAGAAGAAAAGAGTATAATCATGCCTGCTGTAAAAAAGGCATCCGCATTAGGTATAGATGTCTCCCCTCCCCTTCCCCCTGACACAATCTTTTTTCGTGCAGTTCAAAAAGATGAATTTGACGCAGTTGTATGCATGTATCATGACCAGGGACTCATACCATTAAAACTTCTGCATTTTGAAGATGGTGTGAATATAACTCTGGGACTGCCTATTATAAGGACATCTGTTGACCATGGAACAGGATATGATATTGCATGGAAAGGGATTGCAAAACCCGACAGCATGATATGTGCAATAGAAACAGCAGTTAAAATGGTAAAGGCAAAAAATTATGCATCCCCATAG